TTGTGATGGACTCAGTTGGGATTGGAGAAGCACCAGATGCGAAAGAATTTGGAGATGAAGGTTCAGATACGTTAGGCCATATCGCTGAAAAAATGAATGGATTAAAGATGCCTCATATGGATCAGTTAGGTCTAACTCATATTAAGGAATATGAAGGAGGGCAAAAGCCAGAAAAAGCTTTAGCTTACTATGGAAAAATGGAAGAATCATCTGTGGGGAAAGATACGATGACAGGCCATTGGGAAATTATGGGCCTTCACATTGATCAACCTTTCCGTACATTTCCTGAAGGGTTTCCTAAAGAGTTAATTGATGAAATTGAAGAGCGCACAGGCAGAAAAGTGTTAGGGAATAAGCCAGCATCAGGAACAGAAATTCTTGATGAATTAGGTGAACAACATGTAAATACTGGTGACTTAATTGTCTATACATCTGCTGATTCTGTGTTACAAATTGCCGCACATGAGGAAGTTATTCCACCCGAAGAACTTCATGAGATTTGTAAAATGGCGAGACAATTAACATTAGATGAAAAATATATGGTTGGCCGTGTCATTGCTCGTCCATTCCTTGGAAAACCTGGAGAATGGGTAAGAACCGCAAATCGACACGATTATGCACTTAAGCCATTTGGTCGAACAGTGATGAATGAATTAAAAGACCAAGGATATGATTCGATTGCGATTGGAAAAATCTCTGACATTTACGATGGTGAAGGCATTACTGAATCGTTAAGAACTTCTTCTAATATGGATGGGATGGATAAATTAAACCAATCTCTTCAAATGAACTTTACTGGATTAAGCTTCTTGAACTTAGTTGATTTTGATGCGAAATTCGGTCACAGAAGAGATCCTATTGGATACGGGGAAGCGTTAGAGGAGTATGATGCTCGTTTACCAGAAGTATTTGAGCAGTTAGAAGACGATGATTTACTAATTATTACAGCAGATCATGGGAATGATCCAATTCACCATGGAACAGACCACACAAGAGAATATGTTCCTTTACTTGTATATAACAAACAAATGGCAGAAGGGCAGTCGTTAGGCGTTCGAAAAACATTTGCAGACATTGGTGCAACAGTTGCAGATAATTTCAACGTTGAATTGCCAAAACACGGAGAAAGCTTTTTAGACGAGTTAAAATAGGGGGAGAAACAGATGGTAACAATGAACATGATTGAAGAAGCAAAACAATTTATTAATGAAAAAATCGAAGATCGTCCGACGATTGGATTAATTTTAGGCTCCGGGTTAGGAGTCTTAGCAGACGAAATTGAAAGCGCTGTAAAGATTCCTTACTCAGAAATTCCTGGATTTCCAACCTCAACGGTCTCAGGCCATAAAGGTCAACTTGTCATTGGGAAGCTAGAAGGGAAGACAGTTGTTGCTATGCAAGGACGTTTTCACTTTTACGAAGGGTATGACATGCAACTTGTCACGCTTCCAGTTCGAGTAATGAAAGCGATCGGTGTTGAATCGGTAGTTGTGACCAATGCAGCAGGCGGTGTAAATGAATCCCTTAACCCAGGTGACTTAATGTTAATTTCAGATCACTTAAACTTATTTGGTACGAATCCATTGATCGGACCGAACGATGAACAGTTAGGCGTTCGCTTCCCAGATATGAGTAATGCATATGACCCAGCGTTACTTTCATTAGCAGAAAAAGTAGCGGAGGGCTTATCCCTGGAAGTTAAAAAAGGTATTTATGCAGGGAATACAGGCCCTGCTTATGAAACGCCAGCTGAAGTAAGAATGGCTCGTATTTTAGGTGCTGATGCTGTTGGTATGTCTACAGTTCCAGAAGTGATTGTCGCTCGCCACAGTGAGATGAAGGTTATGGGGATATCATGTATTTCGAATATGGCAGCAGGGATTTTAGATCAACCATTAACACATGATGAAGTGATCGAAACAACAGAACAAGTAAGATCACAATTTTTAACGTTTGTTAAAGAGATTGTGAAACAGATGGAGGGGGAGAACTAATATGCTAGGTTTAGAGCAAATTAAAGAAGCGGCACAAGCAATAGAAGGAAAAATATCAGTCAAACCAACGATTGGTTTGATTTTAGGATCAGGACTAGGTGAATTAGCAGACGATATTGAAAATGCAGTAAAAATGGAATATCACACGATCCCTCACTTTCCAACATCGACAGTAGCCGGACATAAAGGTCAATTAGTAATTGGTGAGCTTGAAGGTGTTAATGTTATTGCAATGCAAGGTCGTTTCCATTATTACGAAGGGTACTCCATGCAAGAAGTAACATTCCCGGTCCGTGTTATGAAGCAGCTTGGTTGTGAAACGTTAATCGTTACAAATGCTTGTGGTGGTATGAATGAAAGCTTTAAGCCAGGAGATTTAATGCTTATTGATGACCATATTAACTTTACAGGATCAAATCCATTAATTGGACCAAATATCGAAGAACTAGGCCCACGTTTTCCTGATATGAGTAAAGTCTATACAGAAAGTTTAAGAGAACACGCTCTACAAGTTGCTGAAAAAATCGATTTAAACCTTCAACGCGGTGTTTATACAGCAGTAAGTGGTCCGACATATATGTCAGGGGCAGAATTAATCATGCTTCGTAAATTAGGCGGCGATGTTGTAGGAATGTCTACTGTACCAGAAGCAACAATTGCAAGACATATGAATATGAACGTTTTAGGAATTTCATGTATTACAGACATGGCAATCGGAGAATCAATTGAGGGGATTACTCATGAGGAAGTCATGGAAGTAGCTGAAAAAG
The Bacillus shivajii DNA segment above includes these coding regions:
- the deoB gene encoding phosphopentomutase, which produces MDNYKKYKRMFLIVMDSVGIGEAPDAKEFGDEGSDTLGHIAEKMNGLKMPHMDQLGLTHIKEYEGGQKPEKALAYYGKMEESSVGKDTMTGHWEIMGLHIDQPFRTFPEGFPKELIDEIEERTGRKVLGNKPASGTEILDELGEQHVNTGDLIVYTSADSVLQIAAHEEVIPPEELHEICKMARQLTLDEKYMVGRVIARPFLGKPGEWVRTANRHDYALKPFGRTVMNELKDQGYDSIAIGKISDIYDGEGITESLRTSSNMDGMDKLNQSLQMNFTGLSFLNLVDFDAKFGHRRDPIGYGEALEEYDARLPEVFEQLEDDDLLIITADHGNDPIHHGTDHTREYVPLLVYNKQMAEGQSLGVRKTFADIGATVADNFNVELPKHGESFLDELK
- a CDS encoding purine-nucleoside phosphorylase, translated to MNMIEEAKQFINEKIEDRPTIGLILGSGLGVLADEIESAVKIPYSEIPGFPTSTVSGHKGQLVIGKLEGKTVVAMQGRFHFYEGYDMQLVTLPVRVMKAIGVESVVVTNAAGGVNESLNPGDLMLISDHLNLFGTNPLIGPNDEQLGVRFPDMSNAYDPALLSLAEKVAEGLSLEVKKGIYAGNTGPAYETPAEVRMARILGADAVGMSTVPEVIVARHSEMKVMGISCISNMAAGILDQPLTHDEVIETTEQVRSQFLTFVKEIVKQMEGEN
- a CDS encoding purine-nucleoside phosphorylase, encoding MLGLEQIKEAAQAIEGKISVKPTIGLILGSGLGELADDIENAVKMEYHTIPHFPTSTVAGHKGQLVIGELEGVNVIAMQGRFHYYEGYSMQEVTFPVRVMKQLGCETLIVTNACGGMNESFKPGDLMLIDDHINFTGSNPLIGPNIEELGPRFPDMSKVYTESLREHALQVAEKIDLNLQRGVYTAVSGPTYMSGAELIMLRKLGGDVVGMSTVPEATIARHMNMNVLGISCITDMAIGESIEGITHEEVMEVAEKAKPIFKNFVRTLLKDGNEQLWAIKEGE